Proteins from one Prevotella sp. E2-28 genomic window:
- a CDS encoding CotH kinase family protein — protein MKFRALHILFFYLLTVLPVCAQYVQKTDLPTIYLETFDGNGIYSKDVYEYCRLHYVDETGTVTSYDSVSIRGRGNSTWNLSKKPYKLKFLNKEKFLGKGYAKAKKWTLLANAGDKTMIRNAVTSALGEFTSLKFNPAYKFVDMVLNNEYIGTYQISDQIDVRPHRVNITEQPYPISDTTDITGGYLLEVDGFKDGNYFISTNEAPITIHYPEQDEIDSKQTAYIKNYINNTFETSLFSQNFTNAETGYRAFVDTTSLIDWYLCTEISANIDGFWSTYCYKDRGDQRLFFGPLWDYDIAYNNDHRVQNDMRLQSSVNSLMADIAYSGSKVWITRMWEDPWFQKTVYTRYKELLDSGLVNYMQSKVDSLNNLLSQSQQMNYQKWGISRKMYHEVVLYSSYDQYISDLKSFITQHCEYLLNAFSNKKPAEPTPPFEPEDFYYRIVNAKTRKVIDVDNNKIVQYTNTESRQSQEWWIRKNGDHYVLINRNSGLALNDPTVGNTTATTNVGTQLNVTELNELSQAQQWDFIPQGTEGYYNLLNVQTQHIANLNGGNSNDYTQILSYTNDAKNSTSTNRMWFLEPSTALPYEITGVEYFTEPEEYALAYNQQTKTLHFGSETPAELQFPVRVYNASGRLIGTFRANEQFSMAAYPQGIYIATWNVSGKTRSVKFSR, from the coding sequence ATGAAATTTAGAGCATTACACATATTATTCTTTTATCTCCTGACAGTTCTCCCCGTCTGTGCGCAGTATGTACAGAAGACTGACCTGCCTACCATTTACCTTGAAACCTTCGACGGTAACGGCATTTACAGTAAGGACGTTTATGAATACTGCAGATTACACTATGTGGATGAAACGGGCACAGTGACATCTTACGACTCTGTGTCTATTCGCGGTCGAGGCAATTCTACATGGAATCTATCAAAGAAGCCTTATAAACTCAAGTTCCTCAACAAGGAGAAATTCCTGGGTAAGGGCTATGCGAAGGCGAAGAAATGGACTTTGCTAGCCAATGCTGGCGACAAGACCATGATACGTAATGCTGTCACTTCTGCTCTCGGGGAATTCACTTCGCTGAAATTCAACCCTGCCTATAAATTCGTGGACATGGTACTCAACAATGAATATATAGGTACTTATCAGATTAGCGATCAGATAGATGTGCGCCCTCACCGTGTAAACATTACTGAACAGCCCTACCCCATTAGTGATACCACCGATATCACAGGCGGCTACTTATTGGAGGTTGACGGATTCAAGGACGGCAACTATTTTATTAGTACCAACGAAGCACCCATTACCATCCATTATCCTGAACAAGATGAAATAGACAGTAAACAGACTGCCTATATCAAAAACTATATCAACAACACGTTTGAGACGTCGCTTTTCTCACAGAATTTCACCAATGCAGAGACTGGCTACAGGGCTTTCGTTGACACCACCTCACTCATTGATTGGTATCTTTGTACCGAAATCAGTGCTAACATCGACGGATTTTGGAGTACCTACTGCTATAAGGACCGAGGTGACCAACGTCTCTTCTTTGGACCACTGTGGGATTATGACATTGCTTACAACAATGACCACCGTGTGCAAAATGACATGAGGCTCCAAAGTAGTGTCAACTCTTTGATGGCCGACATTGCCTACAGCGGTTCAAAAGTATGGATCACCCGTATGTGGGAAGACCCCTGGTTCCAGAAGACTGTATATACTCGATACAAGGAATTATTGGATAGTGGACTGGTAAACTATATGCAATCAAAGGTTGACAGTCTAAACAATTTACTCAGTCAGTCACAGCAAATGAACTACCAGAAATGGGGCATCAGCCGCAAGATGTACCATGAGGTTGTTTTGTACTCATCTTATGACCAGTATATCTCTGACCTCAAGAGCTTTATAACACAGCACTGCGAGTATTTATTAAATGCTTTTTCCAATAAGAAACCTGCTGAACCAACACCTCCATTTGAACCAGAGGATTTCTATTACCGCATCGTAAATGCCAAGACTCGCAAGGTGATAGATGTGGACAATAATAAGATTGTGCAATACACCAATACGGAAAGCCGTCAGAGTCAGGAATGGTGGATTCGTAAGAATGGCGATCATTATGTCCTTATCAACCGCAATTCGGGTCTGGCACTTAATGACCCTACCGTTGGCAATACGACAGCCACAACGAATGTAGGTACCCAATTGAATGTAACCGAGTTAAACGAGCTCAGTCAGGCACAGCAATGGGACTTCATACCTCAAGGTACTGAGGGCTATTATAACCTGCTCAACGTACAAACGCAGCATATTGCCAATCTCAATGGTGGCAACAGTAATGACTATACCCAGATACTGAGCTACACTAACGATGCCAAGAATAGTACAAGCACAAACCGTATGTGGTTTCTGGAACCCAGCACTGCCCTACCTTATGAGATAACTGGCGTAGAGTATTTCACAGAACCAGAAGAATATGCATTAGCCTATAATCAGCAGACAAAGACGCTGCACTTCGGCTCTGAGACGCCTGCAGAGCTTCAGTTCCCCGTACGTGTTTATAACGCATCAGGCCGACTGATTGGTACCTTCCGTGCCAACGAACAGTTCTCTATGGCAGCCTATCCTCAGGGCATCTATATCGCCACATGGAACGTCAGCGGCAAGACGCGTAGCGTCAAATTCAGCCGATAG
- a CDS encoding glycoside hydrolase family 25 protein — MPGKQSNHTIKRSQTGGKRSRLTSPIRRKKPGFFLRLLRRIPRWAWWIGGLSIVSVYIVFFYYLLVSPYSFRWRALYGEVNYPEGYDIHGIDVSHYQGDIDWEVLRNQGTIDDCPIRFVMIKATEGSTKIDENFEENFFQAREFGFTRGAYHYFSKHSSAAEQARFFIQTVNLEKGDLPPVLDVEQKPERQSKEDFKRSVLEWLQLVEKHYGVKPILYTYYKFKMENLDDSVFDQYPYWIAHYYVDSVEYQGQWKFWQHTDAGTLPGIKGHVDFNIYNGSYYDLRQLTIGSQETIGVDAYRDED; from the coding sequence ATGCCTGGTAAGCAATCCAATCATACAATAAAGCGAAGTCAGACGGGCGGGAAACGCTCACGTCTGACTTCGCCTATTCGTAGAAAGAAGCCAGGTTTCTTTCTGCGTTTGCTTCGACGTATTCCCCGTTGGGCTTGGTGGATTGGGGGCTTGTCTATTGTATCTGTCTATATCGTTTTCTTCTATTATCTGCTGGTTTCGCCCTATAGTTTCCGCTGGCGGGCATTATATGGTGAGGTAAACTATCCGGAAGGCTATGATATTCACGGTATCGACGTGAGTCATTATCAGGGTGATATAGACTGGGAGGTACTGCGTAACCAAGGTACCATAGATGACTGTCCTATCCGTTTTGTGATGATCAAGGCTACTGAGGGTTCCACAAAGATTGACGAGAACTTTGAGGAGAATTTCTTCCAGGCACGTGAGTTTGGTTTTACGCGTGGAGCCTATCACTATTTTAGTAAGCATTCCTCTGCTGCAGAACAGGCTCGCTTCTTTATACAAACGGTGAACCTGGAAAAAGGTGACCTGCCTCCTGTACTTGACGTGGAGCAGAAACCAGAGAGACAGAGCAAAGAGGATTTCAAGCGCAGCGTATTGGAATGGCTGCAGCTTGTAGAGAAACATTATGGTGTAAAGCCCATCCTTTATACCTATTATAAATTTAAGATGGAGAATCTTGACGATTCGGTATTCGACCAATATCCCTACTGGATTGCCCATTATTACGTGGACAGCGTGGAGTATCAGGGACAATGGAAGTTCTGGCAACACACGGATGCGGGCACGCTGCCAGGCATCAAAGGCCATGTGGACTTCAATATTTACAACGGGTCGTATTACGATTTACGCCAATTGACCATTGGCAGTCAGGAAACGATAGGTGTGGATGCCTATCGTGACGAGGATTGA
- a CDS encoding diphosphate--fructose-6-phosphate 1-phosphotransferase produces the protein MEKSALQIARAAYQPKLPRGLKGAVKVQEGAPTQSVDNQEEIKALFPNTYGMPLVEFVPGEEKSYEPMNVGIILSGGQAPGGHNVITGLFDAVKRLNPANRLYGFILGPGGLVDHNYMELTKEVVDEYRNTGGFDMIGSGRTKLEKVEQFEKGLEIIRELGIKAIVIIGGDDSNTNACVLAEYYAAKNYGVQVIGCPKTIDGDLKNDQIETSFGFDTACKTYSELIGNIERDCNSARKYWHFIKVMGRSASHIALECALQTQPNICLISEEIEEKAMSLDDIVEYIANAVAARAADGNNFGTVIIPEGVIEFIPAIKKLIAQLNDVLALPEAKNISRDEQVDFAKSHLSAENLAVFNSLPEGVARQLALDRDPHGNVQVSLIETEKLLSEMVGKKLDQMKKEGKYVGKFGTQHHFFGYEGRCAAPSNFDADYCYALGTSAAQLIAAGKTGYMAIVKNTTAPADEWKAGGVPITMMMNMEKRAGEMKPVIRKALVELDGKPFKTFAAQRDRWARETSYIYPGPIQYWGPTEVCDQPTKTLALEQSK, from the coding sequence ATGGAAAAAAGTGCATTGCAAATTGCAAGAGCAGCCTATCAGCCAAAACTGCCTCGCGGCCTCAAAGGCGCAGTGAAGGTACAGGAAGGTGCTCCCACTCAGAGTGTTGACAATCAGGAAGAAATCAAGGCCCTCTTCCCCAATACCTACGGAATGCCTCTCGTAGAGTTCGTTCCCGGTGAAGAGAAGAGCTATGAGCCCATGAACGTGGGTATCATCCTCAGTGGTGGTCAGGCTCCTGGCGGTCACAACGTGATCACTGGTCTGTTTGATGCTGTAAAGCGTCTGAACCCCGCTAACCGTCTTTATGGCTTCATCCTGGGTCCTGGCGGTCTGGTAGATCACAATTACATGGAGCTGACCAAGGAGGTTGTTGACGAGTATCGTAACACTGGTGGTTTTGACATGATCGGTTCTGGCCGTACAAAGCTGGAGAAGGTAGAGCAGTTCGAGAAGGGTCTCGAGATTATCCGCGAGCTGGGTATCAAGGCTATCGTGATTATCGGTGGTGACGACTCTAACACCAACGCTTGTGTGCTGGCTGAGTACTATGCAGCTAAGAACTATGGCGTACAGGTAATCGGTTGTCCTAAGACTATTGACGGTGACCTGAAGAACGATCAGATTGAGACTTCATTCGGTTTTGATACCGCTTGTAAGACCTACTCAGAGCTGATTGGTAACATTGAGCGCGACTGTAACTCAGCACGTAAGTACTGGCACTTCATCAAGGTGATGGGTCGCTCAGCTTCTCACATCGCTCTGGAGTGCGCTCTGCAGACTCAGCCCAACATCTGTCTGATCTCTGAGGAGATTGAGGAGAAGGCTATGAGCCTCGATGATATCGTAGAGTACATCGCTAACGCTGTAGCTGCACGTGCTGCTGATGGCAATAACTTCGGTACTGTTATCATCCCCGAGGGTGTTATTGAGTTCATCCCTGCTATCAAGAAGCTGATTGCTCAGCTGAACGACGTGCTGGCTTTGCCAGAGGCAAAGAACATCAGCCGTGACGAGCAGGTTGACTTCGCTAAGAGTCACCTCTCAGCTGAGAACCTCGCCGTATTCAACAGCCTGCCTGAGGGCGTTGCTCGTCAGTTGGCTCTTGACCGTGACCCTCACGGAAACGTACAGGTATCACTCATCGAGACCGAGAAGCTGCTGTCAGAGATGGTCGGCAAGAAGCTCGACCAGATGAAGAAAGAAGGTAAGTATGTTGGCAAGTTCGGCACTCAGCACCACTTCTTCGGTTACGAGGGTCGTTGCGCTGCTCCTTCTAACTTTGATGCCGACTACTGCTATGCTCTGGGTACCAGCGCTGCTCAGCTGATTGCTGCCGGCAAGACTGGTTACATGGCCATCGTAAAGAACACAACTGCTCCTGCTGACGAATGGAAGGCAGGTGGTGTGCCCATCACAATGATGATGAACATGGAGAAGCGTGCTGGTGAGATGAAGCCCGTGATCCGTAAGGCTCTCGTTGAGCTGGACGGCAAACCCTTCAAGACCTTCGCTGCACAGCGTGACCGTTGGGCTCGTGAGACCTCATACATCTATCCCGGTCCTATCCAGTACTGGGGACCCACAGAGGTTTGCGACCAGCCTACTAAGACATTGGCTCTTGAGCAGAGCAAGTAA
- a CDS encoding ABC-F family ATP-binding cassette domain-containing protein: MITVTNLAIQFGKKVLYKDVNLKFTSGNIYGIIGANGAGKSTLLRAISGELEANKGTIEMLPGERMSVLEQDHFKYDEFSVMNTVLMGHQPLWQNMKEREALYAKPEMTEEDGVRAAELEMAFAEMNGWEAESEAAQLLQNLGIKEDIHYSQMSDISNNEKVRVMLAKALFGHPDNLLLDEPTNDLDLDTVQWLEEYLSSLEQCVLVVSHDRHFLDAVSTQTVDIDFGKVTLFSGNYSFWYESSQLALRQAQNQKMKAEEKKKQLEEFIRRFSANVAKSKQTTSRKKMLEKLNVEEITPSTRKYPGIIFQMEREPGTQILEVEGLKAVDADGTVLFDNVNFTIEKGQKTVFLSHNPKAMTALFEIINGNREAQAGTYKWGVTITTAYLPLDNTDFFQSEMNLVDWLSQWGPGNEVTMKSFLGRMLFKEEDVLKHVNVLSGGEKMRCMIARMQLKNANCLILDTPTNHLDLESIQAFNNNLIQFKGNILFASHDHEFINTVADRIIELTPKGTIDKLMSYDDYIYDEAIKEQKAKMYE, encoded by the coding sequence ATGATTACAGTAACGAATCTAGCGATTCAATTTGGTAAAAAGGTTCTCTACAAGGATGTGAACCTGAAGTTTACAAGTGGAAACATTTATGGTATCATCGGCGCTAATGGTGCCGGTAAATCTACCTTGTTGCGTGCTATCAGCGGTGAGCTCGAGGCCAACAAGGGAACTATTGAGATGCTGCCTGGCGAGCGTATGAGCGTGCTGGAGCAGGACCACTTCAAATACGATGAATTTTCTGTAATGAACACAGTGCTGATGGGACATCAGCCTCTGTGGCAGAATATGAAGGAGCGCGAGGCTCTCTATGCCAAGCCTGAGATGACTGAGGAAGACGGTGTTCGTGCTGCCGAACTGGAGATGGCTTTTGCCGAGATGAACGGCTGGGAGGCCGAGAGCGAGGCTGCACAGCTGCTGCAGAACCTGGGCATCAAGGAGGACATACACTACAGCCAGATGTCTGACATATCGAACAACGAGAAGGTGCGCGTCATGCTGGCCAAGGCTCTGTTCGGTCACCCCGACAATCTGCTCCTCGACGAGCCTACCAACGACCTCGACCTTGACACCGTACAATGGCTCGAGGAATACCTCAGTTCTTTGGAACAGTGCGTGCTCGTTGTTTCTCACGACCGTCACTTCCTCGATGCAGTATCTACGCAGACCGTAGATATCGACTTCGGCAAGGTAACCCTCTTCTCTGGTAACTACTCTTTCTGGTACGAGTCATCACAGTTGGCTCTGCGTCAGGCTCAGAACCAGAAGATGAAGGCCGAGGAAAAGAAGAAACAACTGGAGGAGTTCATCCGCCGCTTCTCTGCCAACGTGGCTAAGTCAAAGCAAACCACCTCACGCAAGAAGATGCTGGAGAAACTGAATGTTGAGGAGATCACTCCCTCTACCCGTAAATATCCTGGTATCATCTTCCAGATGGAGCGCGAGCCAGGCACACAGATTCTTGAGGTAGAAGGTTTGAAGGCTGTTGACGCCGACGGCACCGTACTCTTCGATAACGTGAACTTCACCATCGAGAAGGGTCAAAAGACCGTATTCCTCTCTCATAACCCCAAGGCTATGACCGCTCTCTTTGAAATTATCAACGGCAACCGCGAGGCACAGGCTGGTACTTACAAGTGGGGTGTTACCATCACCACCGCCTACCTCCCCCTCGATAATACCGACTTCTTCCAGAGCGAGATGAACCTCGTTGACTGGCTCAGTCAGTGGGGACCGGGTAATGAGGTGACCATGAAGTCATTCCTCGGTCGTATGCTCTTCAAGGAAGAAGATGTGCTGAAGCACGTGAATGTGCTCTCCGGAGGTGAGAAGATGCGTTGTATGATTGCCCGTATGCAGTTGAAGAATGCCAACTGTCTGATTCTTGACACACCAACCAACCACCTTGATCTGGAGTCTATTCAGGCTTTCAACAACAACCTGATACAGTTCAAGGGAAACATCCTCTTTGCTTCTCACGACCATGAGTTCATCAACACCGTGGCCGACCGCATCATTGAGCTTACGCCTAAGGGCACTATCGATAAGCTCATGAGCTATGATGACTACATCTACGATGAAGCCATCAAGGAACAGAAAGCTAAGATGTACGAATAA
- a CDS encoding Ig-like domain-containing protein codes for MKKQNIIIAVLAVLPFTTTTFTSCNEDYHDEINQLEKRVDSLLDRTTAVERQLKSIIYKPAHLGDQIVVDRTTPVDIVFQVEPKAQADSIARYPERLAFFGEMLQAAGLQDSIPAALNVTAVKGDAETGLLTVTATPNGYFYGNRDYYFAMEYKAPDITYRTTYTSIRVITHPTALAISMVDGRVFEEIEKVAGNSFLLKPVYTPSYTTNTDVAWSTSDSTVAVINEEGLLTLLNNGDVTITLTSLDEPSVADSLSFTVKGGFIEVNDETKDPSEAESRRW; via the coding sequence ATGAAGAAACAGAATATCATCATAGCAGTACTGGCAGTCTTGCCGTTTACTACTACTACCTTTACCTCGTGTAATGAGGATTACCATGATGAGATTAACCAGCTGGAGAAACGGGTGGACTCACTGTTGGACCGTACGACAGCGGTAGAGCGTCAGCTGAAGTCCATCATTTATAAGCCAGCACATCTGGGTGATCAGATTGTGGTGGACAGGACAACGCCTGTTGATATCGTATTCCAGGTAGAACCCAAGGCGCAGGCCGACAGTATTGCCCGTTATCCGGAACGATTAGCGTTCTTTGGTGAGATGTTGCAGGCAGCCGGTCTTCAGGACAGTATACCGGCCGCACTCAACGTGACAGCGGTGAAGGGTGATGCAGAGACGGGACTACTGACGGTAACGGCCACGCCTAATGGCTATTTCTATGGCAATAGGGATTATTATTTTGCTATGGAGTACAAGGCACCCGATATCACCTATCGCACAACCTATACGTCTATACGTGTAATTACACATCCCACAGCATTGGCTATCAGCATGGTCGATGGCAGGGTGTTTGAAGAGATAGAGAAAGTGGCTGGAAACTCCTTCTTGCTGAAACCTGTCTATACGCCCAGCTATACTACAAATACTGATGTTGCATGGTCAACGAGCGATTCTACGGTGGCAGTTATAAATGAGGAAGGGTTGCTTACGTTGCTAAATAATGGCGACGTAACCATCACGCTTACATCACTCGATGAACCATCTGTAGCAGATAGTTTAAGTTTTACCGTAAAGGGTGGTTTTATTGAGGTGAATGACGAGACGAAGGATCCAAGTGAGGCTGAGTCGCGCCGCTGGTAA
- a CDS encoding phosphohydrolase: MDYQILINKYYPEDDDLKALLVKHSRQVADRCLLVCKNHPELGLDCSFVEEAAMLHDIGIRWCHAPSIFCEGEEPYIRHGLIGGQLLRKEGFMRHARVCERHTGTGLTREQITRQQLPLPEEDFVPETIEEQLICYADKFYSKSRPDRVLTVEETARSLEKFGQEGVEKFLGWAKMFE, translated from the coding sequence ATGGATTATCAGATACTTATAAATAAATATTATCCTGAGGATGATGATTTGAAAGCGCTGCTTGTGAAGCATTCACGACAGGTGGCTGATCGCTGTCTGCTGGTGTGCAAGAATCATCCGGAACTAGGGCTTGATTGTAGTTTCGTAGAAGAGGCAGCAATGCTGCATGATATCGGCATCAGATGGTGTCACGCTCCCAGTATCTTTTGTGAGGGAGAGGAACCGTATATCCGTCATGGACTGATAGGCGGTCAGTTACTGAGAAAAGAGGGTTTTATGCGGCATGCTCGTGTTTGTGAACGCCATACCGGCACAGGGCTGACCAGAGAGCAGATTACTCGTCAACAGTTACCTTTACCAGAAGAGGATTTCGTGCCAGAAACCATAGAGGAACAGTTGATATGCTATGCAGATAAGTTTTACTCAAAATCACGTCCTGACCGCGTACTGACGGTTGAAGAAACAGCACGAAGCCTGGAGAAGTTTGGTCAGGAAGGTGTAGAGAAGTTCCTGGGATGGGCAAAAATGTTCGAATAA